The window TTTTCTTTTTCGATGAAGTCCTTCTGCTCTTCTCACCCGAATTGAATGTTGTCTTCCCAATTTATTGCATAACCTCAAATCCCTTCCCAAACCCAAAACCAAATCCAGCTCTCTTTCCCTTCCTCCATCGACCGCCAAAACCACCTCTGTAAATTCGCCGCCTCATTCTCCGACCACCACGTCCACGTCCACCTCGGTCAAAAGCCTATCTCGAGAGTTAACCCGTTTCTCTCTCTCCTCCTCCTCTCTCTCTCTCTCTCTCCGCGGCACTTCGCCAGATTCCGGCCACCCCAGACGGCGAGACCACCACCAAACTCTTTCTCTTATTCTACTCTACAAAACCCAGTCCATATATCACACATGCAACCCAATTCAATGGAGATCAAATTCAAGGCTGCTTCACTGTGTTCTTCATTTTCAGGCGAGTGAAGAACAACGTTGGGTAGGGTTTCTCTCCCCTTCTCTTCTTCTTCTTCTTCTTCTTCAATTCTCTGTCTTTGTTTCCTTGAGTCGAGCCCGAATCCTTAATACCTCTTTTCTGCCTTTTCTGGATTTTTTCACGGCGAGTCTCCGACGAGGCTTTCCAGCGCCTCCATCTCCTTCCCGACGTCGCCTTTTTCTCCTGGAGACAAAAACGAACACAAAGGGAGGCTAGAAGGGCTGCTGTCGTTGTGTTGGAGGAAACCCGAACCCAGAATCCGGCAAGGAAGGGCCTGCATCATCGGCGATGGTGTTTGGCGCCAAACCAGAAAAGTCATTATGAGGACTGCATTGAAGATGGATGCACACCCCTTCTCTTCCCTTTCTCCCCCTCACTCGCCTACAAACGTCCTCCAAACGCCCGACTAACGTCCTTGATCCACGCGTCAAAATGGACGGTGGATATTCCGGGTGCGCTTTAGAATTTTAGGTATTAGAGACGCTCTAATTGCTGCAGGTATAAATTCCTCCCTATAAAATCCAAAAAGAAATATTTACTCCAATACTTGAGTCGCGAACATTTTGATTTTTAGCATTTATACTTCTGCAATAACATTTTGTCTTACATTTATCTACTGATGAGAAGTGAGCGAAGCAGGTCATTTAATTGAAGCGCTTGCTCTCAATTCTGTGCAGAAAGAAATGAAAGCAAAGCATATATTGGCCATGATAGACTCAGTAATGTGCTGCTTACAGCAGTTTGGGGAATGTTGATAAGCACATTGTAGGTGGATCTTTATTTCATAGGTAAATGGCCTTCTTACATCTATTTTACTGCAGTCAGAATTCATATTAAAATAACATGCCTTAAAAGGGCTGCTAGTGCTGTATGGCATTATGCACTGCAACTTATTATATAAAATAATTGCAGTTTTTGGACAAATCCAGGACCTGGTGACTCTTCCTTAGTGTCAAGCCTAGCAGTGAAACCTTTGAATTACTCCAAGCTGTTGAATGGAGAACTTTTGATGGCTTGCAGCTTGAAGGTCGGCCCAAATTTTTTGTTCCTGTCTTTGTCAAGACTCAAGGCAGCGACCAATATGTACTCAGACTGGTCCTTGTTAATTTTCAGCAAGACAAGGGGAGTAGGGGACAATATCTTCACCATTTCCGCACCTCATAGTTGCAATGTGGAGCATCCTCACCAGTTCTATTGTACTATAGAACAACTTTTATCGTTCTACAAAGGCTTTTCTCGGGAAATTTCTCTAGCCCTTTTGGACAGATATTGCAAGCATGTGGTTGACAACAGACTTGTAAAGTAAGTCTTTCTTTTCTTCTATTTCTCCTAGATGTACTTGATTATACTCGTTACGCAGTTGTGCTTATCCTTTTCATTTGCATCATACTCATCAGTTTGGGTACTATTTCATGTCATGAAAATGAGTGACAAGAATACTTTGACTCTTTCATCTCTCTCAATAGACATGTTCTCATCTCTGCTCGGTTTACAGTCATTCAATTTTGTTGAATTAAAGATACAAGTTGCAATAATAGGTGTAGAAAAAAAAAAGGATTTGAGTTTCTCAAGTTGTTAAAATAGTCATACATTGTATACCCACCTAGATGCAAACTAGAGTCACCATTGCTGCGCAAATCATATAACTTCTAAATCAATATCTTTTGTTTTCTTCTGATGTGCCATATCTCATTTCTGCGCAGGAAGTGGATATCGGTCATGAGATATTTAGTTTACGGTGGTTTGAGAGATTTGATGGGCACAATATCTATGGATATCCAAATTATCAGAGGTAAACCATGGTCTTCTTATACTTGTCTTACAGCACATCAGCACATGGTTCTGGTTAAGCTGTCATGCATGCTGAAAAGAGATGTTTGCGTTTATGGCAGGCACTCTGCAATTTGTTAGATATTATCTGGTATTGGGAAAATTCAGGACTTGATGATTCTTCCTTACTGCTAAGCCAAGCTGAGCATCAAGTTCCCTTTAAGCAGAAGCAGCTTTCAGTCTAAGCTTCCTAACTGTTGAATGTGGGGATATTCAGCTCCCAAGTTTACTTCTCTTTGCTGTTCAAATTCTTGATGGATGTGATGCTTATGCTCTTGATGAATTCTCATCTGAAGAGAGAAATATGGATTTTGCGGATGCATCAGAAAAGAGCAGAGGAGTAATCAATAACAAAGCTGCCATTGGACAATGGCTTCAGGACTGGGAAGGTATACAAAAGGCTTCAGTTCATTGCTGCTGATTCTGTAGTCATTCATGTGCAGCTTCTATTCTGGCAGTGAGTTCTCCATTTGTTGTAGTACCAGCACACATAAAAATGTCGAGTGTCTTCTTAACTTTAGCTTGGTATGTAAACATGAATAAAGAAGTCAATTTCTCCCCTTATGTATATGATATTAATCATTCTGTCCTCTTGCTGAAGCTTTATATAATGAAGTGGCCAAAAACACATAAGCAAATCATGCCATAGAATTCTTGAACTCATTTACTGTAGCTGAGCGGTTTGACAAAATCAAATTTGATCAATTTGATTACGAATTACAAAATTAAATTTGTTTAGTCACTTTTGATTAACTTATTGTAAACTTGGTCCCAGCCACTTCCTCTCTTTGCCATTGCTTTACGGTGGCGTAACAAGGAAGAAATTGCCAAAAACTTCAACTGCATCAACTGAGAATCCTCCATGTCATTGAGTTGGAGTTTCCTGCTAAACTGCCACCAGAACGTAGAGACAATTTTCTTCAAATCTTTGGCCCTGATGACAAAAGCTTCAACTATTTCTTGAGACACAACACTTATCGTTGAAACAAGCAAGTTCGAAAAGGAGCCAAAATTGAATGCCCACTCTAGAAGTTCTTCCCCATAGAGATCACCCTTCTCAAGGTTGTCAATGATCGAAGAACCACTTGTACTTCCTCCACTCATCTGATCTGTACGAGTTGTGTAGGTCAGTGCGGTGCCTTGCCTGATGAAGAACATCTTCCTGAGTGGTTCCCCCTCTCGAATAATATAGCTGTCTACAGCATAGAACTCCCAGTTGAGATGCTCGGAGATTGCTTTCAACACTTGATCGCCTATTTCTTCAAGCAGTGACACCTTAAAATACACATGTATGTGATTAAGAAGTGATTGATATCGATGTATATATATGGACTTATTGCTAGCAAGCATATTTGTAATTATATATAGAGACAAACTTACATTTTTAAGCAAATCCAGGCAAAGAGGGCACATGACAAGTCTTTTTTGAACTGGGGAGAGAATAGAGACGATATTTTCCACATGAACATCTTGGTTCTCTTCCACTCTATATCGTACAGTTTCCATGATCACCGTCTTCAATTCCTTTGGGACATCAGCATTTTTGGACAACCACAAATCTATGTCTGGAGATATCTTTTGTATCTTCCGGTTGAATTTAAGCTTCTTTGATACCTTCTTGGCCATCTGCCTGTATGTCTATACGTACGTACGTACCATAACAAACTAGTCTGTTTAGTTCATAATACTCTGAACCTCAAGTAACAAAGAACTATCAATATGACAATGCCAGAAAGGGTTTGTCTAAATAAGTTAATGAGTAAATTTTACATATGTACCTCAACACTAAAACTCAAACCAATTTTAATACATACCCGTCTATAACAGGAGAGCCTATTCGGCGCACCCGGGTGCGCGGCGCACCCGTCATCTCCACCGTTTAAGTTTTTTTTTTTTTTGGCGGGTCAAAATGGACGGTGGANNNNNNNNNNNNNNNNNNNNNNNNNNNNNNNNNNNNNNNNNNNNNNNNNNNNNNNNNNNNNNNNNNNNNNNNNNNNNNNNNNNNNNNNNNNNNNNNNNNNNNNNNNNNNNNNNNNNNNNNNNNNNNNNNNNNNNNNNNNNNNNNNNNNNNNNNNNNNNNNNNNNNNNNNNNNNNNNNNNNNNNNNNNNNNNNNNNNNNNNNNNNNNNNNNNNNNNNNNNNNNNNNNNNNNNNNNNNNNNNNNNNNNNNNNNNNNNNNNNNNNNNNNNNNNNNNNNNNNNNNNNNNNNNNNNNNNNNNNNNNNNNNNNNNNNNNNNNNNNNNNNNNNNNNNNNNNNNNNNNNNNNNNNNNNNNNNNNNNNNNNNNNNNNNNNNNNNNNNNNNNNNNNNNNNNNNNNNNNNNNNNNNNNNNNNNNNNNNNNNNNNNNNNNNNNNNNNNNNNNNNNNNNNNNNNNNNNNNNNNNNNNNNNNNNNNNNNNNNNNNNNNNNNNNNNNNNNNNNNNNNNNNNNNNNNNNNNNNNNNNNNNNNNNNNNNNNNNNNNNNNNNNNNNNNNNNNNNNNNNNNNNNNNNNNNNNNNNNNNNNNNNNNNNNNNNNNNNNNNNNNNNNNNNNNNNNNNNNNNNNNNNNNNNNNNNNNNNNNNNNNNNNNNNNNNNNNNNNNNNNNNNNNNNNNNNNNNNNNNNNNNNNNNNNNNNNNNNNNNNNNNNNNNNNNNNNNNNNNNNNNNNNNNNNNNNNNNNNNNNNNNNNNNNNNNNNNNNNNNNNNNNNNNNNNNNNNNNNNNNNNNNNNNNNNNNNNNNNNNNNNNNNNNNNNNNNNNNNNNNNNNNNNNNNNNNNNNNNNNNNNNNNNNNNNNNNNNNNNNNNNNNNNNNNNNNNNNNNNNNNNNNNNNNNNNNNNNNNNNNNNNNNNNNNNNNNNNNNNNNNNNNNNNNNNNNNNNNNNNNNNNNNNNNNNNNNNNNNNNNNNNNNNNNNNNNNNNNNNNNNNNNNNNNNNNNNNNNNNNNNNNNNNNNNNNNNNNNNNNNNNNNNNNNNNNNNNNNNNNNNNNNNNNNNNNNNNNNNNNNNNNNNNNNNNNNNNNNNNNNNNNNNNNNNNNNNNNNNNNNNNNNNNNNNNNNNNNNNNNNNNNNNNNNNNNNNNNNNNNNNNNNNNNNNNNNNNNNNNNNNNNNNNNNNNNNNNNNNNNNNNNNNNNNNNNNNNNNNNNNNNNNNNNNNNNNNNNNNNNNNNNNNNNNNNNNNNNNNNNNNNNNNNNNNNNNNNNNNNNNNNNNNNNNNNNNNNNNNNNNNNNNNNNNNNNNNNNNNNNNNNNNNNNNNNNNNNNNNNNNNNNNNNNNNNNNNNNNNNNNNNNNNNNNNNNNNNNNNNNNNNNNNNNNNNNNNNNNNNNNNNNNNNNNNNNNNNNNNNNNNNNNNNNNNNNNNNNNNNNNNNNNNNNNNNNNNNNNNNNNNNNNNNNNNNNNNNNNNNNNNNNNNNNNNNNNNNNNNNNNNNNNNNNNNNNNNNNNNNNNNNNNNNNNNNNNNNNNNNNNNNNNNNNNNNNNNNNNNNNNNNNNNNNNNNNNNNNNNNNNNNNNNNNNNNNNNNNNNNNNNNNNNNNNNNNNNNNNNNNNNNNNNNNNNNNNNNNNNNNNNNNNNNNNNNNNNNNNNNNNNNNNNNNNNNNNNNNNNNNNNNNNNNNNNNNNNNNNNNNNNNNNNNNNNNNNNNNNNNNNNNNNNNNNNNNNNNNNNNNNNNNNNNNNNNNNNNNNNNNNNNNNNNNNNNNNNNNNNNNNNNNNNNNNNNNNNNNNNNNNNNNNNNNNNNNNNNNNNNNNNNNNNNNNNNNNNNNNNNNNNNNNNNNNNNNNNNNNNNNNNNNNNNNNNNNNNNNNNNNNNNNNNNNNNNNNNNNNNNNNNNNNNNNNNNNNNNNNNNNNNNNNNNNNNNNNNNNNNNNNNNNNNNNNNNNNNNNNNNNNNNNNNNNNNNNNNNNNNNNNNNNNNNNNNNNNNNNNNNNNNNNNNNNNNNNNNNNNNNNNNNNNNNNNNNNNNNNNNNNNNNNNNNNNNNNNNNNNNNNNNNNNNNNNNNNNNNNNNNNNNNNNNNNNNNNNNNNNNNNNNNNNNNNNNNNNNNNNNNNNNNNNNNNNNNNNNNNNNNNNNNNNNNNNNNNNNNNNNNNNNNNNNNNNNNNNNNNNNNNNNNNNNNNNNNNNNNNNNNNNNNNNNNNNNNNNNNNNNNNNNNNNNNNNNNNNNNNNNNNNNNNNNNNNNNNNNNNNNNNNNNNNNNNNNNNNNNNNNNNNNNNNNNNNNNNNNNNNNNNNNNNNNNNNNNNNNNNNNNNNNNNNNNNNNNNNNNNNNNNNNNNNNNNNNNNNNNNNNNNNNNNNNNNNNNNNNNNNNNNNNNNNNNNNNNNNNNNNNNNNNNNNNNNNNNNNNNNNNNNNNNNNNNNNNNNNNNNNNNNNNNNNNNNNNNNNNNNNNNNNNNNNNNNNNNNNNNNNNNNNNNNNNNNNNNNNNNNNNNNNNNNNNNNNNNNNNNNNNNNNNNNNNNNNNNNNNNNNNNNNNNNNNNNNNNNNNNNNNNNNNNNNNNNNNNNNNNNNNNNNNNNNNNNNNNNNNNNNNNNNNNNNNNNNNNNNNNNNNNNNNNNNNNNNNNNNNNNNNNNNNNNNNNNNNNNNNNNNNNNNNNNNNNNNNNNNNNNNNNNNNNNNNNNNNNNNNNNNNNNNNNNNNNNNNNNNNNNNNNNNNNNNNNNNNNNNNNNNNNNNNNNNNNNNNNNNNNNNNNNNNNNNNNNNNNNNNNNNNNNNNNNNNNNNNNNNNNNNNNNNNNNNNNNNNNNNNNNNNNNNNNNNNNNNNNNNNNNNNNNNNNNNNNNNNNNNNNNNNNNNNNNNNNNNNNNNNNNNNNNNNNNNNNNNNNNNNNNNNNNNNNNNNNNNNNNNNNNNNNNNNNNNNNNNNNNNNNNNNNNNNNNNNNNNNNNNNNNNNNNNNNNNNNNNNNNNNNNNNNNNNNNNNNNNNNNNNNNNNNNNNNNNNNNNNNNNNNNNNNNNNNNNNNNNNNNNNNNNNNNNNNNNNNNNNNNNNNNNNNNNNNNNNNNNNNNNNNNNNNNNNNNNNNNNNNNNNNNNNNNNNNNNNNNNNNNNNNNNNNNNNNNNNNNNNNNNNNNNNNNNNNNNNNNNNNNNNNNNNNNNNNNNNNNNNNNNNNNNNNNNNNNNNNNNNNNNNNNNNNNNNNNNNNNNNNNNNNNNNNNNNNNNNNNNNNNNNNNNNNNNNNNNNNNNNNNNNNNNNNNNNNNNNNNNNNNNNNNNNNNNNNNNNNNNNNNNNNNNNNNNNNNNNNNNNNNNNNNNNNNNNNNNNNNNNNNNNNNNNNNNNNNNNNNNNNNNNNNNNNNNNNNNNNNNNNNNNNNNNNNNNNNNNNNNNNNNNNNNNNNNNNNNNNNNNNNNNNNNNNNNNNNNNNNNNNNNNNNNNNNNNNNNNNNNNNNNNNNNNNNNNNNNNNNNNNNNNNNNNNNNNNNNNNNNNNNNNNNNNNNNNNNNNNNNNNNNNNNNNNNNNNNNNNNNNNNNNNNNNNNNNNNNNNNNNNNNNNNNNNNNNNNNNNNNNNNNNNNNNNNNNNNNNNNNNNNNNNNNNNNNNNNNNNNNNNNNNNNNNNNNNNNNNNNNNNNNNNNNNNNNNNNNNNNNNNNNNNNNNNNNNNNNNNNNNNNNNNNNNNNNNNNNNNNNNNNNNNNNNNNNNNNNNNNNNNNNNNNNNNNNNNNNNNNNNNNNNNNNNNNNNNNNNNNNNNNNNNNNNNNNNNNNNNNNNNNNNNNNNNNNNNNNNNNNNNNNNNNNNNNNNNNNNNNNNNNNNNNNNNNNNNNNNNNNNNNNNNNNNNNNNNNNNNNNNNNNNNNNNNNNNNNNNNNNNNNNNNNNNNNNNNNNNNNNNNNNNNNNNNNNNNNNNNNNNNNNNNNNNNNNNNNNNNNNNNNNNNNNNNNNNNNNNNNNNNNNNNNNNNNNNNNNNNNNNNNNNNNNNNNNNNNNNNNNNNNNNNNNNNNNNNNNNNNNNNNNNNNNNNNNNNNNNNNNNNNNNNNNNNNNNNNNNNNNNNNNNNNNNNNNNNNNNNNNNNNNNNNNNNNNNNNNNNNNNNNN of the Fragaria vesca subsp. vesca linkage group LG6, FraVesHawaii_1.0, whole genome shotgun sequence genome contains:
- the LOC101306748 gene encoding cyclic nucleotide-gated ion channel 1-like, translated to MAKKVSKKLKFNRKIQKISPDIDLWLSKNADVPKELKTVIMETVRYRVEENQDVHVENIVSILSPVQKRLVMCPLCLDLLKNVSLLEEIGDQVLKAISEHLNWEFYAVDSYIIREGEPLRKMFFIRQGTALTYTTRTDQMSGGSTSGSSIIDNLEKGDLYGEELLEWAFNFGSFSNLLVSTISVVSQEIVEAFVIRAKDLKKIVSTFWWQFSRKLQLNDMEDSQLMQLKFLAISSLLRHRKAMAKRGSGWDQVYNKLIKSD